In one Brevibacillus choshinensis genomic region, the following are encoded:
- a CDS encoding HD-GYP domain-containing protein: MFFRSILGPIFAVIFPFLLFGYLRMDTALDRQIVLPSGHFYIVSSVAILGIVIAISVGVAGSRLRNIKVTLLSLAFLSLAAIFAVHGLSTPHFLLHETHLPGVAAQVSILLATFWLWLSSFTTDRPLIEYLSHQQRLLLPVWALILTSVGTVSMFFPHLVDVIQLDSRPINWLLTLTTILLNSITMYRYYHSYQYSQFPLQLSIVYSSGWLITSQLIMQLGETWRISWWIYHFLLLASMIVMIVGLIRQYAMKQSLAGALRALFTTDPIERITNSISPSVKALVIATETKDRYTAGHNFRVTMYALKLGEELKLKPDQLRALAQGTIIHDVGKLNIPDSILNKPGKLSTEERALIEMHTVKGYEMCKNLGFMKDELSIIRSHHEKWDGSGYPDHLQGKNIPLMARIVSVADVYDALTSNRAYRTAWSHQEAIAFLLKNKGSHFDGSCVEAWVRVCERDPSVYQYPAMMINDDTSISLVSSKENVHHG; encoded by the coding sequence ATGTTCTTCCGCAGCATTCTTGGCCCCATTTTTGCTGTCATTTTTCCTTTCCTGTTGTTCGGGTACTTGAGAATGGACACTGCTCTTGATCGCCAGATTGTTTTACCTAGCGGGCATTTTTACATAGTCAGTTCCGTCGCAATATTAGGAATTGTGATTGCCATTTCTGTAGGAGTTGCCGGATCCCGCTTGCGCAACATCAAGGTCACCTTACTGTCCTTGGCATTCCTCTCCCTGGCTGCAATTTTTGCTGTCCACGGATTGTCTACTCCACATTTTCTGCTTCATGAAACGCACTTACCTGGAGTTGCCGCACAAGTTAGTATATTACTCGCTACCTTTTGGCTCTGGTTGTCCTCCTTTACGACCGATCGTCCTTTGATTGAGTATTTGTCTCATCAGCAGCGCCTTCTTCTCCCGGTATGGGCCTTGATCTTAACGAGCGTCGGTACCGTCAGCATGTTCTTTCCGCATCTTGTCGATGTTATCCAGCTAGACTCCCGGCCCATCAATTGGCTGTTAACGTTGACAACCATCCTACTTAACTCGATCACCATGTATCGCTATTATCATTCTTATCAGTATTCACAGTTTCCGCTCCAGCTCTCGATCGTCTACAGTTCCGGATGGTTGATTACTTCCCAGCTCATCATGCAGTTAGGGGAAACGTGGCGCATCAGCTGGTGGATTTATCACTTTTTGCTGCTGGCTTCCATGATTGTCATGATCGTAGGACTGATCAGGCAGTACGCCATGAAACAGTCTCTGGCAGGTGCTCTGCGCGCCTTGTTCACTACGGATCCAATCGAACGGATCACAAATAGTATCTCTCCGAGCGTCAAAGCCCTCGTGATCGCCACGGAAACAAAGGATCGCTATACAGCCGGACATAATTTTCGCGTCACGATGTACGCCTTGAAGCTAGGTGAAGAGCTCAAGCTCAAGCCTGATCAGCTTCGCGCATTAGCTCAAGGAACGATCATCCATGACGTAGGGAAACTCAACATACCGGATTCCATTCTCAACAAGCCTGGAAAGCTTTCGACAGAAGAACGAGCCTTGATTGAAATGCATACGGTCAAAGGGTATGAAATGTGTAAAAATCTTGGTTTTATGAAGGATGAGCTAAGTATTATTCGCTCTCATCACGAAAAATGGGACGGAAGCGGCTATCCAGACCATCTCCAAGGCAAAAACATACCACTCATGGCCCGCATCGTCTCCGTAGCAGATGTGTATGATGCCCTTACGTCCAACCGTGCTTACCGGACAGCCTGGTCTCATCAGGAAGCCATCGCCTTTCTGCTCAAAAATAAAGGATCCCACTTTGACGGCAGCTGTGTAGAGGCGTGGGTCCGCGTTTGTGAGCGAGACCCTTCGGTGTATCAATATCCGGCGATGATGATCAATGATGACACCTCGATTTCACTGGTGTCCTCGAAAGAGAACGTCCATCATGGTTAG
- a CDS encoding family 1 encapsulin nanocompartment shell protein: protein MDKLRKYPDSPLTLEEWSQLDATVIDMARRQLVGRRFIDIYGPLGEGIQTITNDVYDESRFGGLSLRGESLEMTQPSRRVSMTIPILYKDFMLYWRDVAQARTLGMPLDMSAAANAAAGGALMEDDLIFNGAAEFDLPGLMNVKGRLTHLKSDWMESGNAFADIVEARNKLLKMGHSGPYALVVSPELYALLHRVHKGTNVLEIEHVRNLVTDGVFQSPTIKGRSGVLVATGRHNLDLAIAEDFDSAFLGDEQMNSLFRVYECVVLRIKLPSAICTLEETEE from the coding sequence ATGGACAAGCTTCGAAAATACCCAGATTCTCCCTTGACGCTCGAAGAATGGAGCCAATTGGACGCGACCGTCATTGACATGGCTCGTCGTCAACTGGTTGGTCGCCGTTTTATTGACATCTACGGACCGTTGGGTGAAGGGATCCAAACCATCACAAATGACGTTTATGATGAATCCCGCTTCGGTGGACTGAGCTTGCGTGGTGAATCGCTGGAAATGACCCAGCCGAGTCGCCGTGTCAGCATGACCATTCCGATTCTTTATAAAGACTTCATGCTCTACTGGCGCGATGTTGCACAAGCACGCACGCTGGGCATGCCTCTCGATATGAGTGCGGCTGCCAATGCGGCTGCTGGCGGTGCCTTGATGGAAGATGATCTGATTTTCAATGGCGCAGCTGAATTTGATCTGCCTGGCCTGATGAATGTCAAAGGACGTCTCACCCATCTGAAGAGTGACTGGATGGAATCCGGAAACGCTTTTGCTGACATCGTAGAAGCTCGCAACAAGCTTTTGAAAATGGGTCACAGTGGTCCTTACGCGCTCGTGGTGTCTCCCGAGCTGTATGCCCTGCTGCACCGTGTCCACAAAGGCACCAACGTACTGGAGATTGAGCATGTCCGCAATCTCGTAACAGACGGTGTGTTCCAGTCCCCGACGATCAAAGGACGCAGCGGTGTCCTCGTAGCAACGGGTCGTCACAACCTCGACTTGGCGATCGCCGAAGACTTTGACTCGGCTTTCCTCGGAGACGAACAAATGAATAGCCTGTTCCGCGTTTACGAGTGTGTTGTACTGCGAATCAAACTTCCGAGTGCTATCTGCACGCTGGAAGAAACCGAAGAATAG
- a CDS encoding pyridoxal phosphate-dependent aminotransferase gives MRIQPSDMIDRLPTQFFATLVAKVNKVIAAGHDVINLGQGNPDLPTPAHIVEELQAAAALPLHHKYPPFSGRVELKQAVAHWYKQEFDVDLDPEEEVAILFGSKTGLVEICQVLMNKGDVALVPDPGYPDYWSGVAVVDGRMVMMPLRAENQFLPDYGQIAQDDLDRAKLMFLNYPNNPTAVNAPFEFYEETIRFARKNEIVVCHDFAYGAISYDGKKPVSFMQVPGAKEVGVEFYTLSKTYNMAGWRVGAMVGNRELVRLINLIQDHYFVSLFGAVQMAAAKAMTESQQCVRDLVAVYEDRRNALFTNMHRIGWQAQPSQGSFFAWLPVPSGFTSVEFSDLLLEKAHVVVAPGDGFGPTGEGYVRAALLSDEQRLAEAVRRIEQLGIFTKA, from the coding sequence ATGCGTATCCAACCTTCCGACATGATCGATCGGCTGCCGACACAGTTTTTTGCCACGCTAGTAGCGAAAGTAAACAAAGTCATCGCTGCAGGTCACGATGTTATCAATCTCGGCCAGGGCAATCCTGATTTGCCGACTCCGGCCCACATTGTAGAAGAATTACAGGCAGCGGCTGCACTCCCGCTACATCATAAATATCCGCCGTTCAGTGGTCGAGTAGAGCTGAAGCAGGCGGTCGCACATTGGTATAAGCAAGAGTTTGATGTGGATCTCGATCCGGAAGAAGAAGTCGCTATTTTGTTTGGCAGCAAAACAGGTTTGGTGGAAATTTGCCAGGTCCTAATGAACAAAGGGGATGTCGCGCTGGTACCAGATCCAGGCTATCCTGACTACTGGTCTGGGGTTGCTGTCGTGGATGGACGCATGGTCATGATGCCACTGCGGGCAGAAAATCAGTTCTTGCCAGATTACGGTCAGATTGCTCAAGACGATCTGGATCGTGCGAAGCTGATGTTCCTCAACTACCCGAACAATCCGACCGCAGTCAATGCACCTTTTGAATTCTATGAAGAGACCATTCGCTTTGCGCGGAAAAATGAAATCGTCGTATGCCATGACTTCGCTTATGGAGCCATTAGCTACGATGGCAAGAAGCCGGTTAGCTTCATGCAAGTACCGGGTGCAAAAGAAGTGGGCGTGGAGTTCTACACGTTGTCCAAGACGTATAACATGGCTGGCTGGCGCGTCGGGGCAATGGTAGGAAACCGTGAGCTGGTGCGTCTAATCAATCTGATTCAGGACCACTACTTTGTCAGCCTGTTCGGAGCTGTGCAGATGGCTGCCGCGAAAGCCATGACGGAGTCGCAGCAATGCGTCCGCGATCTCGTAGCTGTCTATGAGGACCGCCGCAATGCGCTGTTCACCAATATGCATCGCATCGGTTGGCAAGCACAACCTTCGCAAGGCTCGTTTTTTGCCTGGTTGCCTGTACCGAGTGGGTTTACGTCCGTAGAGTTTTCGGACCTCTTGCTTGAAAAAGCGCATGTCGTCGTAGCACCAGGGGATGGCTTCGGGCCAACAGGTGAAGGTTACGTGCGAGCAGCTCTCTTATCTGACGAGCAGCGACTCGCAGAGGCCGTACGTCGGATCGAGCAGCTAGGGATTTTTACAAAAGCATAA
- a CDS encoding IMEF encapsulin system ferritin-like cargo protein produces the protein MQDFSQLHAIFDRTKSYIDRFMGIIQPIIDAAQDEHTRLYYHHILEEEEQRMGRLQELVPHLETLSAEKKTDQLSDRELSQLLSDINLERFGLHNFREHLELSLYEFRDDETRQTLDGMREKTHTDYLQVKDIMAKLSERFSDVYTDLTDHDEGHDVHQVDHLKASANAPQGVASVITHTATPAPGKKGLTVGSLKGLK, from the coding sequence GTGCAAGACTTTTCACAGCTGCACGCCATTTTTGATCGAACCAAAAGTTATATTGACCGCTTCATGGGCATCATCCAGCCGATTATTGACGCTGCCCAGGACGAGCATACTCGTCTGTACTACCATCACATTCTTGAAGAAGAAGAACAACGCATGGGACGTCTGCAAGAACTGGTTCCCCATCTGGAAACCTTATCTGCCGAGAAAAAAACGGACCAGCTAAGTGACCGCGAGCTGTCCCAACTGCTGTCTGATATCAATCTGGAGCGTTTCGGATTGCACAATTTCCGCGAACATCTGGAGCTTTCCCTGTATGAGTTCCGGGATGATGAGACACGTCAAACCCTCGATGGTATGAGAGAAAAAACGCATACCGACTACTTGCAGGTAAAAGACATCATGGCCAAGCTGAGTGAGCGCTTCTCTGATGTGTACACCGATCTCACCGATCATGACGAAGGGCACGATGTTCATCAGGTGGACCACCTAAAAGCATCGGCCAATGCGCCTCAAGGCGTCGCTTCCGTGATCACACACACTGCAACTCCAGCTCCCGGCAAAAAGGGACTGACCGTAGGAAGCTTGAAAGGTTTGAAATAA
- a CDS encoding DUF2325 domain-containing protein: MSSILVIGGDRLGNIIEFLQEKGFHEIHHVTGRKSSQTGVKIPTGTHMILVLTDYVNHNLAKTVKSQAKDRELPILFCKRSCSAIAKAFHMTA, encoded by the coding sequence ATGTCATCTATTCTAGTGATTGGCGGAGATCGCCTCGGGAATATTATCGAGTTTTTGCAGGAGAAGGGGTTTCACGAAATCCATCACGTAACGGGACGGAAAAGCTCGCAAACAGGAGTAAAAATCCCGACCGGAACGCACATGATCCTCGTTTTAACAGATTATGTCAATCATAACCTCGCTAAAACGGTAAAGAGCCAGGCAAAAGACCGAGAATTGCCTATTCTGTTTTGTAAACGCTCGTGTTCTGCGATTGCCAAAGCTTTTCATATGACGGCGTAA
- a CDS encoding recombinase family protein, translating into MRTAVYIRVSTEEQAREGFSIAAQREKLLSYVHSQDWTLTNLYVDEGASAKDTNRPELTRLLADIQSGGIDVVLVYRLDRLTRSVLDLYQLLQRFERYGVRFKSCTEVYDTTTAMGRLFITLVAALAQWERENLAERVKLGMEQMVKERKRPGGPPPYGYELIDGNLTVHPTEASVVQAMFGQYARGDSPRKIADYANRLGARGKNGAKWSASAVLRLLKNPVYYGALRWNFADSGQRQNPPGVWLLEESTHPAIIDEDSFLMVQDMIEQRSSRHPRVLSSALLFSGLLYCSRCGSLMRGKTTNTQNANDTSYTHTYYSCPGKRSGTCDAPTIREDRLERAMLKQLTEYSPQLHEVASSAWDIRAGKKQEWDHQTENALSHKRKRWEDAYAEGLLPLHAFRAKLAELEAVAELFHHPSSIPLHPDELSLLGDWMVIWSHATREERRQLTCALLKRVEAEECSSPRTKGKRTVHVTQWLFL; encoded by the coding sequence GCTGCTGTCTTATGTTCATTCGCAGGATTGGACGCTAACAAATCTGTATGTAGATGAAGGAGCTAGTGCAAAGGATACGAACCGTCCAGAACTGACACGGCTTTTAGCAGACATACAGAGCGGAGGCATCGATGTCGTGCTCGTCTATCGTCTGGATCGCCTCACGCGATCGGTCCTCGACTTGTATCAGCTGCTCCAGAGATTTGAACGCTACGGTGTACGCTTCAAAAGCTGCACAGAAGTATACGATACGACGACGGCCATGGGTCGCCTCTTTATTACGCTAGTAGCAGCACTTGCCCAATGGGAGCGAGAAAACCTGGCGGAACGCGTCAAGCTCGGCATGGAGCAGATGGTCAAGGAACGTAAACGGCCGGGTGGACCTCCCCCCTACGGCTACGAACTCATCGATGGAAATCTGACTGTTCATCCTACAGAAGCATCTGTTGTTCAGGCCATGTTTGGACAGTACGCACGTGGTGATTCCCCACGAAAAATCGCTGACTATGCCAATCGCCTGGGTGCCAGGGGGAAAAATGGTGCCAAGTGGAGTGCCAGTGCCGTCCTGAGACTGTTGAAAAACCCTGTCTATTACGGTGCACTTCGTTGGAATTTTGCAGACTCCGGACAAAGGCAAAATCCACCTGGTGTATGGTTACTAGAGGAGTCGACCCATCCAGCCATTATTGACGAGGATTCTTTCCTCATGGTGCAAGACATGATTGAACAGCGTAGCTCAAGACATCCGCGTGTCCTCTCCTCTGCCCTGCTTTTTTCCGGTCTGCTGTACTGCTCTCGCTGTGGATCTCTGATGCGAGGAAAAACCACGAACACGCAAAATGCGAACGACACGTCATACACGCACACCTATTATTCATGCCCGGGAAAGCGGTCCGGAACCTGCGACGCACCTACGATCCGCGAAGATCGACTGGAGCGTGCTATGCTGAAGCAGCTGACGGAGTACTCACCGCAATTGCATGAGGTCGCTAGCTCCGCGTGGGACATACGAGCAGGAAAAAAGCAGGAATGGGATCACCAAACAGAAAACGCGCTTTCACACAAGCGAAAGCGCTGGGAAGATGCCTATGCGGAGGGCTTGCTACCATTACATGCGTTCAGAGCCAAGCTTGCAGAGCTGGAGGCAGTGGCAGAGCTGTTTCACCATCCCTCCTCTATCCCGCTCCATCCGGATGAGTTGAGCTTGCTGGGAGACTGGATGGTCATTTGGTCCCATGCCACACGTGAGGAAAGGAGACAGCTCACGTGCGCGCTGCTCAAACGTGTGGAGGCTGAAGAGTGCTCCAGCCCGCGTACAAAGGGTAAACGTACTGTGCATGTTACCCAGTGGCTCTTTCTGTAA
- a CDS encoding S1C family serine protease — MLPSGSFCNADIFSSTGTCGSPLGLENSVTAGIISAKNRRLQVAKRLYEEIFQTDAAINPGNSGGPLINLNGEVIGLNAFIIQSSQCLGFAIGIDALKSQLEQYVFK, encoded by the coding sequence ATGTTACCCAGTGGCTCTTTCTGTAATGCTGATATTTTTTCCTCTACGGGAACATGTGGCTCCCCACTCGGTTTGGAAAATTCCGTCACAGCCGGTATTATCAGCGCAAAAAACCGCAGATTACAGGTAGCGAAACGGCTGTATGAAGAAATTTTCCAGACAGATGCCGCCATCAACCCCGGAAATAGTGGAGGGCCCCTCATCAATTTGAACGGAGAAGTCATTGGTCTAAACGCTTTTATCATCCAGTCTAGTCAATGCCTTGGTTTTGCCATTGGTATTGACGCCCTGAAATCTCAATTGGAGCAGTACGTGTTCAAGTAA
- a CDS encoding aminotransferase-like domain-containing protein, translating into MEYSFSKSVEALSSSAVREILKLTQGNQVLSLAGGLPAEDSFPIAEMREAFDRSFDLGAKSLQYGLTDGYLPLREWVAARMKQKHMNVGVDNMLLTTGSQQAVDLLCRVYLDEGDVVLVENPTYLAAVQLFQFRGIRAIPVDGDAEGMDLDDLAAKIAKYRPKMAYVIPTFANPTGKVWSLERRLGLLRQCKENNILILEDDPYGEIQFDGQAPYRSIFSLDEHPTDSCVVYTSTFSKIVAPGLRTGWAIGDSRVIQMMVKAKQAVDLQSSTIDQIALHQLLSHFDLESHIEKIRASYKERMEWMNELLTQQQWADVTWEKPRGGMFLWVNLPENVDAEKLLALCVKEGVAFVPGKPFFAEEAKVNTMRLNYTLLNHDDTQLAITRLGKALAQYQQSQVVTQS; encoded by the coding sequence ATGGAGTATTCATTTTCAAAATCAGTAGAAGCATTATCCTCCTCGGCTGTCCGGGAAATCTTGAAGCTGACGCAAGGCAATCAGGTGCTCTCGTTGGCTGGGGGATTACCAGCAGAGGATTCATTTCCAATCGCAGAGATGCGTGAAGCTTTTGATCGTTCATTTGATTTAGGTGCAAAATCACTGCAATACGGCTTGACGGATGGCTATCTGCCCCTTCGCGAGTGGGTTGCTGCCCGCATGAAACAAAAACATATGAATGTTGGCGTGGACAATATGCTGCTAACCACCGGCTCCCAGCAGGCCGTCGACTTGCTCTGCCGTGTCTATTTGGACGAAGGCGACGTCGTGCTGGTAGAAAATCCTACGTACCTGGCTGCGGTCCAATTGTTCCAATTTCGTGGTATTCGCGCCATTCCGGTGGATGGAGACGCTGAAGGAATGGACTTGGACGATCTGGCAGCCAAAATCGCGAAATATCGTCCGAAAATGGCTTATGTCATCCCGACCTTCGCCAATCCGACTGGCAAAGTGTGGTCGCTAGAACGCCGCCTCGGCTTGCTGCGACAATGTAAGGAAAATAATATCCTGATTCTGGAGGACGATCCGTACGGTGAGATCCAGTTTGACGGTCAAGCGCCTTATCGCTCGATTTTTTCTCTGGATGAGCACCCAACAGATTCGTGTGTGGTCTACACTAGTACGTTCTCCAAAATTGTAGCACCTGGTCTGCGTACCGGCTGGGCGATTGGTGATTCACGTGTCATCCAGATGATGGTTAAGGCGAAACAAGCAGTAGATTTGCAGTCGAGTACGATTGATCAGATTGCTCTGCACCAGCTCTTGTCCCATTTTGATCTGGAGTCCCATATCGAAAAAATCCGTGCTTCTTATAAAGAGCGCATGGAGTGGATGAACGAGCTGTTGACCCAGCAGCAATGGGCCGATGTCACTTGGGAAAAACCGCGTGGAGGCATGTTCCTCTGGGTGAATCTTCCTGAAAACGTGGATGCCGAAAAGCTGTTGGCTCTCTGTGTAAAAGAAGGGGTGGCTTTCGTGCCGGGCAAACCGTTCTTTGCAGAAGAAGCCAAAGTCAACACCATGCGTTTGAACTACACATTGCTCAACCACGATGATACACAATTAGCGATTACCCGACTGGGAAAAGCGTTAGCACAGTACCAACAAAGTCAGGTCGTAACACAGTCATAA